A region of Streptomyces sp. TG1A-60 DNA encodes the following proteins:
- a CDS encoding peptidoglycan-binding domain-containing protein, with product MSSLRSIRRVLRKAAVPVVGAALAFSVTVTIATPAAASGSYSGRAYVYGNGGVNNDFDNEGVVNVATHRYSNVACLWQTILWAHGYLPSSGIDGVFGDQTDAATRKFQADKGLVVDGSAGRNSWTKAGNRIRQHDNQNGWLYVVYDGVTGSRSPYGSHDFVLQRSPNGNYRFYPPQGGGPYWASYNSRTC from the coding sequence ATGTCTTCACTCCGCTCCATCCGTCGTGTGCTGCGTAAAGCGGCTGTCCCCGTCGTCGGCGCGGCGTTGGCCTTCAGTGTCACCGTCACCATCGCCACGCCGGCCGCGGCCAGCGGCTCCTACAGTGGCAGGGCCTACGTCTACGGCAACGGCGGGGTAAACAACGACTTCGACAACGAGGGCGTCGTCAACGTCGCCACGCACCGCTACTCGAACGTCGCCTGTCTGTGGCAGACGATTCTTTGGGCACATGGTTACCTGCCCTCGTCCGGGATCGATGGCGTCTTCGGCGACCAGACCGACGCCGCAACGAGGAAGTTCCAAGCTGACAAGGGCCTCGTCGTGGACGGCTCCGCCGGCCGGAACAGCTGGACAAAGGCAGGCAACAGAATCAGGCAGCACGACAACCAGAACGGGTGGCTGTACGTGGTGTATGACGGCGTGACAGGTTCCAGGAGCCCGTACGGCTCGCACGACTTCGTGCTGCAGCGTTCACCCAACGGGAACTACCGATTCTACCCGCCTCAGGGGGGCGGCCCTTATTGGGCCTCCTACAACTCCCGCACCTGCTGA
- a CDS encoding MBL fold metallo-hydrolase: MAHVHDHGGGVRSVEVPIPDNPLGHTLVYVVDTDRGPVLVDTGWDDPASWDTLIAGLTACGTSVEEIHGVVITHHHPDHHGLSGAVREASGAWIAMHAADTAIVRRTRVTGPDRWFSYLTDRLTAAGAPEEHLAVLRAPRHPRALPGFSPALPDREIVPGELLGLPGRRVRAIWTPGHTPGHVCLHLEEAHPARLPGDGRLFSGDHLLPEISPHIGLYEDPDDDTVTDPLGDYLDSLERVGRLAPAEVLPAHQYAFTDTAARVRELLAHHESRLTGLLALLAEPLTAWQLAERMEWNRPWAQIPFGSRNIAVSEAEAHLRRLVKLGRAEAVTGSDPVTYVAV, translated from the coding sequence ATGGCACACGTGCACGACCACGGCGGCGGCGTACGGTCCGTCGAGGTTCCCATTCCGGACAACCCGCTGGGCCACACGCTCGTGTACGTCGTCGACACCGACCGCGGACCCGTGCTGGTCGACACCGGCTGGGACGACCCGGCGTCGTGGGACACGCTCATCGCGGGCCTGACGGCGTGCGGTACGTCGGTCGAGGAGATCCACGGCGTCGTGATCACCCACCATCACCCCGACCACCACGGCCTGTCGGGCGCGGTGCGGGAGGCGTCCGGCGCGTGGATCGCGATGCACGCGGCGGACACGGCGATCGTACGGCGCACCCGGGTGACCGGCCCCGACCGCTGGTTCTCGTACCTGACGGACAGGCTCACGGCCGCCGGCGCCCCCGAGGAGCACCTCGCCGTCCTGCGCGCCCCGCGCCACCCCCGCGCCCTGCCCGGCTTCTCCCCCGCGCTGCCCGACCGTGAGATCGTCCCCGGCGAACTCCTCGGCCTGCCCGGCCGTCGCGTCCGCGCGATCTGGACCCCGGGCCACACCCCCGGCCACGTCTGCCTCCACCTGGAGGAGGCGCATCCCGCGCGGCTCCCGGGCGACGGCCGCCTGTTCTCCGGCGACCATCTCCTCCCGGAGATCAGCCCGCACATCGGTCTGTACGAGGATCCGGACGACGACACCGTCACCGATCCCCTCGGCGACTACCTGGACTCCCTCGAACGCGTCGGCCGCCTCGCTCCCGCCGAGGTCCTACCGGCCCACCAGTACGCGTTCACCGACACCGCCGCCCGCGTGCGGGAGTTGCTGGCCCACCACGAGTCCCGGCTCACCGGGCTGCTCGCCCTCCTCGCCGAGCCCCTCACCGCCTGGCAGCTCGCCGAACGCATGGAGTGGAACCGCCCCTGGGCCCAGATCCCCTTCGGCTCCCGCAACATCGCCGTCTCCGAGGCCGAGGCCCACCTGCGGCGCCTGGTGAAGCTGGGGCGCGCGGAGGCGGTGACCGGGAGCGATCCGGTGACGTACGTGGCGGTTTGA
- a CDS encoding aldehyde dehydrogenase, translated as MTELVEHGQLFIGGELTDPLGTDVIEVVSPHTEEVIGRVPHASRADVDRAVAAARKAFDEGPWPRMTLAERIEVVARIKDAFAVRHEEFARVISSENGTPFTSSVMVQSLASMMAWDAAITTARGFTYEERRDGVLGRILVRREPVGVVAAIVPWNVPQFTAAAKLGPALLAGCPAILKVSPETPLDAYLLAEIAVEAGLPEGVLSILPAEREVSEYLVGHPGVDKVSFTGSVAAGKRVMEVAARNLTRVTLELGGKSAAVILPDADARTAVEGIAPFAWMINGQACVAQTRILVPRSRYDEFAEAFAAAASALKVGDPLDPATELGPLVARRQRRRSLDYIRIGQEEGAKILTGGGRPAGLDRGWYVEATLFGDVDNSMRIAREEIFGPVICLLPYGDEAEAVRIANDSEYGLSGSVWTADDERGVDIARQVRTGTYSVNTFSLDMLGPFGGYKNSGLGREFGPEGYGEYLEHKMIHLPAGYEPPAATADGAGRG; from the coding sequence ATGACCGAACTCGTGGAACACGGACAGCTGTTCATCGGCGGGGAGTTGACCGACCCCCTGGGCACGGACGTCATCGAGGTGGTCTCGCCGCACACGGAGGAGGTCATCGGCCGCGTCCCCCACGCCTCACGGGCGGACGTCGACCGGGCCGTGGCCGCCGCGCGGAAGGCATTCGACGAGGGGCCCTGGCCCCGGATGACCCTCGCCGAACGCATCGAGGTCGTCGCACGGATCAAGGACGCCTTCGCCGTCCGGCACGAGGAGTTCGCCCGGGTCATCAGCTCCGAGAACGGCACCCCGTTCACCTCCAGCGTGATGGTGCAGTCGCTCGCCTCGATGATGGCGTGGGACGCGGCGATCACGACGGCGCGCGGATTCACGTACGAGGAACGACGGGACGGCGTGCTCGGCCGGATCCTGGTCCGGCGCGAGCCGGTCGGGGTCGTCGCGGCGATCGTCCCCTGGAACGTCCCGCAGTTCACCGCCGCCGCCAAACTCGGCCCGGCCCTCCTCGCGGGCTGCCCGGCGATCCTGAAGGTGTCGCCCGAGACCCCGCTCGACGCCTATCTGCTGGCGGAGATCGCGGTGGAGGCGGGACTGCCGGAGGGCGTGCTGTCGATCCTGCCGGCCGAACGCGAGGTCAGCGAGTACCTGGTCGGGCACCCGGGCGTCGACAAGGTCTCCTTCACCGGTTCCGTCGCCGCCGGCAAACGGGTCATGGAGGTCGCCGCCCGCAACCTCACCCGCGTCACCCTGGAACTGGGCGGCAAGTCGGCGGCCGTGATCCTGCCGGACGCGGACGCGCGCACCGCCGTCGAGGGCATCGCCCCCTTCGCCTGGATGATCAACGGCCAGGCGTGCGTCGCCCAGACCCGCATCCTCGTCCCGCGCTCCCGCTACGACGAGTTCGCCGAGGCCTTCGCGGCAGCCGCCTCCGCGCTGAAGGTCGGCGACCCCCTCGACCCGGCCACCGAACTCGGCCCGCTCGTCGCCCGGCGCCAGCGGCGCCGCAGCCTCGACTACATACGGATCGGCCAGGAGGAGGGCGCCAAGATCCTCACCGGCGGCGGCCGTCCCGCCGGCCTCGACCGTGGCTGGTACGTCGAGGCGACCCTTTTCGGCGACGTCGACAACTCCATGCGCATCGCCCGCGAGGAGATCTTCGGCCCGGTGATCTGCCTTCTCCCGTACGGCGACGAGGCCGAGGCCGTACGGATCGCCAACGACTCCGAGTACGGCCTCAGCGGCAGCGTCTGGACCGCCGACGACGAACGCGGCGTCGACATCGCCCGCCAGGTCCGCACCGGCACCTACTCCGTCAACACCTTCAGCCTCGACATGCTCGGCCCCTTCGGCGGTTACAAGAACTCCGGCCTGGGGCGGGAGTTCGGCCCCGAGGGCTACGGCGAGTACCTGGAGCACAAGATGATCCACCTCCCGGCCGGCTACGAGCCGCCCGCCGCCACAGCCGACGGCGCCGGACGGGGGTGA
- a CDS encoding ferredoxin: MGDRWHVEVDRSLCIGSAQCAHLAPGAFGLDSAMQSHPAAPDTDADERLLKAAEGCPVEAITITLAASGEPVFPPEE; encoded by the coding sequence ATGGGTGACCGCTGGCACGTGGAGGTCGACCGTTCCCTCTGCATCGGCTCCGCCCAGTGCGCACACCTCGCACCCGGCGCCTTCGGCCTCGACTCCGCCATGCAGTCCCACCCCGCCGCCCCCGACACCGACGCCGACGAACGCCTCCTGAAGGCGGCGGAGGGCTGCCCGGTGGAGGCGATCACGATCACCCTGGCGGCGAGCGGGGAGCCGGTGTTCCCGCCGGAGGAGTAG
- a CDS encoding TetR family transcriptional regulator translates to MPAEVKVEAGTARPDAPPLTERQEARRRRILHASAQLASRGGFDAVQMREVAESSQVALGTLYRYFPSKIHLLVATMQAQLEHMHGTLRRKPPTGETAAERVAETLMRAFRALQREPHLADAMVRALTFADRSVSPEVDQVSHQTTAIILDAMGLEDPSPEQLSAVRVIEHTWHSALITWLSGRASIAQVKIDIETVCRLIDLTAPSRQK, encoded by the coding sequence ATGCCTGCGGAAGTCAAGGTGGAAGCCGGTACCGCGCGGCCGGACGCACCGCCCCTCACCGAGCGGCAGGAAGCCCGCCGGCGCCGCATCCTGCACGCGAGCGCCCAGCTGGCCAGCCGGGGCGGTTTCGACGCCGTACAGATGCGCGAGGTCGCCGAGTCCTCCCAGGTCGCCCTCGGCACGCTCTACCGCTACTTCCCCTCCAAGATCCACCTGCTCGTCGCCACCATGCAGGCCCAGCTGGAGCACATGCACGGCACGCTCCGCAGGAAGCCGCCGACCGGCGAGACGGCGGCCGAGCGCGTCGCCGAGACCCTGATGCGCGCCTTCCGCGCCCTTCAGCGCGAGCCCCACCTCGCCGACGCCATGGTCCGCGCCCTCACCTTCGCCGACCGCAGCGTCAGCCCCGAGGTCGACCAGGTCTCCCACCAGACCACCGCGATCATCCTCGACGCCATGGGCCTGGAGGACCCGAGCCCCGAGCAGTTGTCGGCCGTCCGCGTCATCGAGCACACCTGGCACTCGGCCCTCATCACCTGGCTCTCAGGGCGCGCCTCCATCGCCCAGGTGAAGATCGACATCGAGACGGTGTGCCGCCTGATCGACCTGACGGCACCGAGCCGACAGAAATAG
- a CDS encoding glycosyltransferase family 4 protein, translated as MTAEASQAGSRHDLAADGERPLTIALLTYKGNPFCGGQGVYVRHLSRELARLGHRVDVIGSQPYPVLDDGHDDRLTLTELPSLDLYRQPDPFRTPKRDEYRDWIDALEVATMWTGGFPEPLTFSLRARRHLRTRRGEFDVVHDNQTLGYGLLGDVGAPLVTTIHHPITVDRRLELDAAEGRRRRMSVRRWYAFTRMQKRVARRLPSVLTVSGTSRQEIIDHLGVPDDRMHVVHIGADTDLFSPDPAVARVPGRIVTTSSADVPLKGLVFLVEALAKVRTEHPAAHLVVVGKRPAEGPVAQAVERYGIEGAVEFVKGISDVELVDLVRSAEVACVPSLYEGFSLPAAEAMATGTPLVATTGGAVPEVAGPDGETCLAVPPGDPGALAAGLSRLLGDPDLRQRLGRAGRERVLERFTWARAAEGTVAHYREAIARAERRPAAVPVTAPAVEEVAEANRESANRESRATC; from the coding sequence GTGACCGCTGAGGCCAGTCAGGCGGGGTCTCGGCATGACCTCGCCGCGGACGGCGAGCGACCGCTCACCATCGCGCTCCTCACCTATAAAGGGAACCCGTTCTGCGGGGGCCAGGGCGTGTACGTACGGCACCTCTCGCGTGAGCTGGCCCGCCTCGGCCACCGGGTCGACGTGATCGGCTCCCAGCCGTACCCGGTGCTCGACGACGGCCACGACGACCGGCTCACCCTCACCGAACTGCCCAGCCTCGACCTCTACCGGCAGCCCGACCCGTTCCGCACTCCGAAGCGGGACGAGTACCGCGACTGGATCGACGCCCTCGAAGTGGCGACGATGTGGACCGGTGGTTTCCCCGAACCCCTGACCTTCTCCCTCCGCGCCCGCCGCCATCTGCGCACCCGGCGCGGGGAGTTCGACGTCGTTCACGACAACCAGACGCTCGGCTACGGACTGCTGGGGGACGTCGGCGCGCCGCTCGTCACCACCATCCACCACCCCATCACCGTCGACCGGCGGCTGGAGCTGGACGCGGCCGAGGGCCGACGGCGGCGGATGTCCGTACGCCGCTGGTACGCCTTCACGCGCATGCAGAAGCGGGTCGCGCGCCGGCTGCCGTCCGTGCTCACCGTCTCCGGCACCTCCCGCCAGGAGATCATCGACCACCTCGGCGTCCCCGACGACCGTATGCACGTCGTGCACATAGGCGCCGACACCGACCTCTTCTCGCCGGATCCCGCCGTGGCCCGGGTGCCCGGCCGGATCGTCACCACCTCCAGCGCGGATGTGCCGCTCAAGGGGCTCGTCTTCCTCGTCGAGGCGCTCGCGAAGGTGCGCACCGAGCACCCCGCCGCCCATCTGGTCGTCGTCGGCAAGCGGCCCGCCGAGGGCCCGGTCGCCCAGGCCGTCGAGCGGTACGGCATCGAAGGCGCCGTCGAGTTCGTCAAGGGCATCTCGGACGTGGAGCTGGTCGACCTGGTCCGCTCGGCCGAGGTCGCCTGCGTGCCCTCGCTGTACGAGGGGTTCTCACTGCCCGCCGCCGAGGCCATGGCCACCGGTACGCCGCTGGTCGCCACCACCGGCGGGGCCGTACCGGAGGTCGCCGGGCCCGACGGCGAGACCTGCCTCGCGGTGCCCCCGGGCGACCCGGGCGCCCTGGCCGCCGGGCTGAGCCGGCTCCTCGGCGACCCGGACCTCCGGCAGCGGCTCGGTCGCGCGGGACGCGAGCGGGTGCTTGAGCGGTTCACCTGGGCCAGGGCCGCCGAGGGCACGGTGGCCCACTACCGCGAGGCGATCGCCCGCGCGGAGAGGCGCCCCGCGGCCGTACCGGTGACCGCCCCCGCTGTCGAAGAAGTAGCTGAAGCCAACCGCGAAAGCGCCAACCGCGAAAGCAGGGCCACGTGCTGA
- a CDS encoding class I SAM-dependent methyltransferase, translated as MLTVDFSRFPLAPGDRVLDLGCGAGRHAFECYRRGARVVALDQNGEEIREVAKWFAAMKEAGEAPEGATATAMEGDALALPFPDESFDVVIISEVMEHIPDDKGVLAEMVRVLKPGGRIAVTVPRHGPEKVCWALSDAYHEVEGGHIRIYKADELLARMREAGLKPYGTHHAHALHSPYWWLKCAFGVDNDKALPVRAYHKLLVWDIMKKPLATRVAEQALNPLIGKSFVAYATKPHLPRLPEDEAQPGAGAGAEAGVAAK; from the coding sequence GTGCTGACCGTCGACTTCTCCCGCTTCCCGCTCGCCCCGGGGGACCGGGTCCTGGATCTCGGCTGTGGAGCGGGCCGGCACGCCTTCGAGTGCTACCGGCGCGGCGCCCGGGTCGTGGCCCTCGACCAGAACGGCGAGGAGATCCGCGAGGTCGCCAAGTGGTTCGCGGCGATGAAGGAGGCCGGGGAGGCCCCCGAGGGCGCGACCGCCACCGCGATGGAGGGCGACGCCCTCGCGCTGCCCTTCCCCGACGAGTCCTTCGACGTCGTCATCATCTCCGAGGTGATGGAGCACATCCCCGACGACAAGGGCGTACTCGCCGAGATGGTCCGGGTGTTGAAGCCCGGCGGCCGGATAGCCGTCACCGTCCCGCGCCACGGCCCCGAGAAGGTCTGCTGGGCCCTCTCCGACGCGTACCACGAGGTCGAGGGCGGCCACATCCGCATCTACAAGGCGGACGAACTCCTGGCCAGGATGCGCGAGGCGGGCCTCAAGCCGTACGGCACCCACCACGCCCACGCCCTGCACTCCCCGTACTGGTGGCTGAAGTGCGCGTTCGGCGTCGACAACGACAAGGCGCTGCCGGTGCGGGCGTACCACAAGCTGCTGGTCTGGGACATCATGAAGAAGCCCCTCGCCACCCGGGTCGCCGAGCAGGCGCTCAACCCCCTGATCGGCAAGAGTTTCGTGGCGTACGCGACCAAGCCGCACCTCCCGCGTCTCCCCGAGGACGAAGCGCAGCCCGGTGCCGGTGCCGGTGCCGAGGCCGGGGTGGCCGCCAAGTGA
- a CDS encoding prenyltransferase produces the protein MTTPRTEHLVLPGVLTPEQAAATVRGILAVQRADGAIPWFRGHHLDPWDHTEAAMALDAAGEHEAAGRAYEWLRRHQNEDGSWYAAYADGDAADVTDRGRETNFVAYVAVGVWHHYLATGDDPFLDRMWPAVYAAVEFVLRLQQPGGQIGWKREDDGTPVNDALLTGSSSIHHALRCALAIAEQHEEPQPDWELAVGALRHAIRRHPERFLDKDRYSMDWYYPVLGGALTGAEAKSRIEDGWDRFVVPGSGVRCVVPNPWVTGGESAELALALWVMGESDRALEILQSIQHLRDPDSGLYWTGYVFEDQVVWPEELTSWTAGSLLLAVAALGGDEATCAVFGGERLPRGLDDFDDSECC, from the coding sequence GTGACCACTCCCCGGACAGAACACCTCGTCCTGCCCGGGGTCCTCACCCCCGAGCAGGCCGCCGCCACCGTGCGCGGGATCCTCGCGGTGCAGCGCGCGGACGGTGCCATCCCGTGGTTCCGCGGGCACCACCTCGACCCGTGGGACCACACCGAGGCGGCGATGGCCCTGGACGCGGCCGGTGAGCACGAGGCCGCCGGGCGCGCCTACGAGTGGCTGCGCCGGCACCAGAACGAGGACGGTTCCTGGTACGCCGCGTACGCCGACGGGGACGCCGCCGACGTCACCGACCGGGGCCGCGAGACCAACTTCGTCGCCTACGTGGCCGTCGGCGTCTGGCACCACTACCTGGCCACCGGCGACGACCCGTTCCTGGACCGTATGTGGCCGGCCGTCTACGCGGCCGTGGAGTTCGTGCTGCGGCTCCAGCAGCCCGGCGGCCAGATCGGCTGGAAGCGCGAGGACGACGGCACGCCGGTGAACGACGCCCTGCTGACGGGCAGTTCGTCGATCCATCACGCGCTGCGCTGCGCGCTCGCCATCGCCGAGCAGCATGAAGAGCCGCAGCCCGACTGGGAGTTGGCGGTCGGCGCGCTGCGGCACGCGATCCGCCGGCACCCCGAGCGGTTCCTCGACAAGGACCGCTACTCGATGGACTGGTACTACCCCGTGCTCGGCGGCGCGCTCACCGGAGCCGAGGCCAAGTCCCGTATCGAGGACGGCTGGGACCGTTTCGTCGTGCCCGGCTCCGGGGTCCGCTGCGTGGTCCCCAACCCGTGGGTGACCGGCGGCGAGTCGGCCGAACTGGCCCTGGCCCTGTGGGTGATGGGCGAGTCCGACCGGGCCCTGGAGATCCTCCAGTCCATCCAGCACCTGCGCGACCCCGACTCGGGCCTGTACTGGACGGGTTACGTCTTCGAGGACCAGGTCGTCTGGCCCGAGGAACTGACCTCCTGGACGGCGGGATCCCTGTTGCTGGCCGTGGCCGCCCTGGGCGGCGACGAGGCCACCTGCGCGGTCTTCGGCGGGGAGCGCCTGCCGCGCGGGCTCGACGACTTCGACGACTCGGAGTGCTGCTGA
- a CDS encoding LLM class F420-dependent oxidoreductase: MRLGLALGYWGRGPSADHVPLAREAERLGYDSVWTAESWGSDAFTPLTWIAAHTSRIKLGTAIAQMAARSPTTTAMHALTLDHLSGGRALLGLGLSGPQVVEGWYGRPFPRSPLTATREYVDVVRQVLGREGPVELDGRFHRLPYDGPDGTGVGKALKSVTHPLRADLPVLLGAEGPKNIAQTTRIADGWLPLYWSPTRTDVYEASLADAPDGFLIAPMARAKVCDDVAEGLLPVKAVLGFYIGGMGHAKRNFHADLMARMGYEEEARRIQRLFLDGRREEAVLAVPDAFADEISLVGPRRRIAERLELWRKGPVTDLLVLAPDPHTLRVLAELNS; encoded by the coding sequence ATGCGGCTCGGTCTGGCACTCGGTTACTGGGGACGCGGCCCCTCGGCGGACCACGTCCCGCTCGCGCGGGAGGCGGAGCGGCTCGGCTACGACTCGGTGTGGACCGCCGAGTCCTGGGGCTCGGACGCCTTCACCCCTCTCACCTGGATCGCGGCGCACACCTCAAGGATCAAGCTGGGCACGGCGATCGCCCAGATGGCCGCCCGGTCGCCCACCACCACCGCGATGCACGCCCTCACCCTGGACCACCTCTCCGGCGGACGCGCCCTCCTCGGTCTCGGGCTCTCCGGGCCGCAGGTCGTCGAGGGCTGGTACGGGCGGCCGTTCCCGAGGTCCCCGCTGACCGCGACCAGGGAGTACGTCGACGTCGTACGCCAAGTCCTCGGGCGCGAGGGCCCGGTCGAGCTGGACGGCCGCTTCCACCGCCTCCCCTACGACGGGCCGGACGGCACCGGCGTCGGCAAGGCGCTGAAGTCCGTCACCCACCCCCTCCGCGCCGACCTGCCCGTCCTGCTCGGTGCCGAGGGACCGAAGAACATCGCGCAGACGACCCGGATCGCGGACGGCTGGCTGCCGTTGTACTGGTCGCCGACGCGGACGGACGTCTACGAAGCGTCGCTGGCCGACGCGCCCGACGGCTTCCTGATCGCGCCCATGGCCCGCGCGAAGGTCTGCGACGACGTCGCCGAGGGGCTGTTGCCCGTGAAGGCCGTGCTCGGCTTCTACATCGGCGGGATGGGGCACGCCAAGCGCAACTTCCACGCCGATCTGATGGCCCGCATGGGATACGAGGAGGAGGCCCGGCGGATCCAGCGGCTCTTCCTCGACGGGCGGCGCGAGGAGGCCGTACTCGCCGTGCCGGACGCCTTCGCGGACGAGATCTCGCTGGTCGGGCCGCGCCGACGGATCGCGGAGCGGCTGGAGTTGTGGCGGAAGGGGCCGGTGACGGACCTGTTGGTGCTCGCCCCGGATCCGCACACGCTGCGGGTGCTGGCGGAGCTCAACTCCTGA
- a CDS encoding N-acetylmuramoyl-L-alanine amidase, which yields MSYVGPDFDPPQSRRSALRRPLAVALAAVTVGAVAGWGVWQAVGDSGGGDAGPDSAAVPQTRSATTPPPSGEPAASGDGREASPSGSSSAPAATGPLKGKVVVIDPGHNPGNFRHTTEINRKVDIGTGSKECDTTGTATNDGYPEAKFTLDVSRRLRTLLEQQGATVEFTQDGDRDWGPCIDERARIGNEAKADAVVSIHADGSGAGNRGFHMILPGSVNDGAADTRPIVAPSRELGERIAGNFVRATGSAPSNYVGDGTGLVTRKDLGGLNLSTVPKVFIECGNMRDSKDAALLTSGAWRQKAAEGISDGITGFLQN from the coding sequence GTGTCGTACGTAGGACCGGACTTCGATCCGCCCCAGTCCCGCCGTTCCGCCCTTCGCCGTCCGCTCGCCGTGGCGTTGGCCGCGGTCACTGTGGGGGCGGTGGCCGGGTGGGGGGTGTGGCAGGCCGTCGGGGATTCCGGGGGCGGGGACGCCGGGCCGGACAGCGCGGCGGTCCCGCAGACCCGGTCCGCGACCACTCCCCCTCCGTCCGGTGAACCGGCCGCGTCCGGCGACGGCAGGGAAGCGAGTCCCTCCGGCTCCTCCTCCGCGCCCGCCGCCACCGGCCCGCTCAAGGGGAAGGTCGTCGTCATCGACCCGGGGCACAACCCCGGCAACTTCCGGCACACCACCGAGATCAACCGCAAGGTGGACATCGGGACGGGCTCGAAGGAGTGCGACACGACGGGGACGGCCACCAACGACGGTTATCCGGAAGCCAAGTTCACGCTGGACGTGTCACGCAGGCTGCGGACACTCCTCGAACAGCAGGGTGCCACGGTCGAGTTCACGCAGGACGGGGACCGGGACTGGGGCCCGTGCATCGACGAGCGGGCGCGGATCGGCAACGAGGCGAAGGCGGACGCGGTGGTCTCGATCCACGCGGACGGCTCGGGCGCCGGCAATCGCGGCTTCCACATGATCCTGCCGGGTTCGGTGAACGACGGCGCCGCCGACACCCGCCCCATCGTCGCGCCCTCCCGCGAACTCGGCGAGCGGATCGCCGGCAACTTCGTCCGCGCCACCGGCAGCGCGCCCTCCAACTACGTCGGCGACGGCACCGGCCTCGTCACCCGCAAGGACCTCGGCGGCCTCAATCTGTCGACCGTCCCCAAGGTGTTCATCGAGTGCGGCAACATGCGCGACAGCAAGGACGCGGCCCTCCTCACCAGCGGCGCGTGGCGGCAGAAAGCGGCCGAGGGAATCTCGGACGGCATCACGGGCTTCCTGCAGAACTGA
- a CDS encoding class I SAM-dependent methyltransferase, with protein sequence MPVGEGLALYAAAVEAGRLGLPLLEVGTYCGRSTILLADAAREAGVTAVTVDHHRGSEEQQPGWEYHDASTVDPEVGRMDTLPTFRRTLHRAGLEDHVVAIVGRSPQVAAFWGSPLGLVFVDGGHTDEHATADYECWAPHIAPGGLLVIHDVFPEPEDEFTGQAPYRVHLRALASGAFTEVSATDSLRVLRRTGTGV encoded by the coding sequence ATGCCCGTGGGTGAGGGGCTGGCGCTGTACGCGGCGGCGGTGGAGGCGGGACGGCTCGGGCTGCCGCTGCTGGAGGTCGGAACGTACTGCGGGCGGTCCACGATCCTGCTGGCGGACGCGGCCCGGGAGGCCGGGGTCACGGCGGTCACGGTCGACCACCACCGGGGCAGCGAGGAGCAGCAGCCGGGCTGGGAGTACCACGACGCGTCCACCGTGGACCCCGAGGTGGGCCGTATGGACACGCTGCCCACCTTCCGCCGCACCCTCCACAGGGCCGGCCTGGAGGACCACGTCGTCGCGATCGTCGGCCGTTCCCCGCAGGTCGCCGCCTTCTGGGGCAGCCCGCTCGGCCTCGTCTTCGTCGACGGCGGCCACACCGACGAGCACGCCACCGCCGACTACGAGTGCTGGGCCCCGCACATCGCCCCCGGCGGCCTGCTCGTCATCCACGACGTGTTCCCCGAGCCCGAAGACGAGTTCACCGGCCAGGCCCCGTACCGCGTCCACCTCCGCGCCCTCGCCTCCGGCGCCTTCACGGAGGTGTCGGCGACGGACTCGCTGCGGGTGTTGCGGCGGACGGGAACCGGGGTCTGA
- a CDS encoding MaoC/PaaZ C-terminal domain-containing protein, with translation MPIDAAEALAAEPRSAEIAWTRKDVLLYHLGIGAGVPATDPDELRYTLESRLHVLPSFATVAGAGSPDVIGGLDVPGVDVDLSMVLHGGQRVELRRPIPVEGRATATSRVAAVYDKGKAAVLVMRTEVADAEGPLWVNEAQIFVRGEGGWGGERGPSARREAPATAPDKEVERAVREDQALLYRLSGDWNPLHADPEFAGRAGFDRPILHGLCTYGMTLKAVVDTVLGGDVGRVRSYGTRFAGVVFPGETLRVRMWRPEDGSVRVTVTAVERDDAPVLADTLVEHE, from the coding sequence ATGCCCATCGACGCAGCCGAGGCCCTCGCGGCCGAGCCCCGTTCCGCCGAGATCGCGTGGACCCGTAAGGACGTCCTGCTCTACCACCTCGGTATCGGCGCCGGCGTCCCCGCGACCGACCCCGACGAGTTGCGCTACACCCTGGAGTCCCGGCTGCACGTCCTGCCGAGCTTCGCCACCGTCGCGGGCGCGGGCTCACCGGACGTCATCGGCGGCCTGGACGTACCCGGTGTGGACGTCGACCTCTCCATGGTCCTGCACGGCGGCCAGCGCGTCGAGCTGCGCCGGCCGATCCCGGTCGAGGGCCGGGCGACCGCGACCTCGCGGGTGGCGGCGGTGTACGACAAGGGCAAGGCGGCCGTCCTCGTGATGCGGACCGAGGTGGCCGACGCCGAGGGCCCGTTGTGGGTGAACGAGGCGCAGATCTTCGTACGGGGAGAGGGCGGTTGGGGCGGAGAGCGCGGGCCGTCCGCCCGGCGGGAAGCACCGGCCACCGCACCCGACAAGGAGGTGGAGCGGGCCGTCCGAGAGGACCAGGCGCTGCTCTACCGGCTGTCCGGCGACTGGAACCCGTTGCACGCGGACCCGGAGTTCGCCGGGCGCGCCGGGTTCGACCGGCCGATCCTGCACGGGCTGTGCACGTACGGGATGACGTTGAAGGCCGTGGTGGACACGGTGCTCGGCGGGGACGTGGGCCGCGTCCGCTCGTACGGCACACGCTTCGCGGGAGTCGTGTTCCCGGGCGAGACCCTCCGCGTCCGGATGTGGCGGCCGGAGGACGGCTCGGTGCGGGTGACGGTGACGGCCGTCGAGCGGGACGACGCGCCGGTGCTGGCGGACACCCTCGTCGAGCACGAATGA